The following are from one region of the Oncorhynchus masou masou isolate Uvic2021 chromosome 24, UVic_Omas_1.1, whole genome shotgun sequence genome:
- the LOC135512542 gene encoding GRAM domain-containing protein 2B-like isoform X5, giving the protein MSFRPSRRLHLNGYPVESGGLLVKKESKKVKTRKAFSLEEAQLELQQNRNLTRQAPVRSQTFDADRSFEKTEGSGSQSSFIKHNKTFHKLFPDIPESEDLLHAYICALQKEVPYHGRLYVTEHHACFHSSVLLKDTKLVIPVTSVHIVKKQNTALLVPNALSIRTIEGEKYLFVSLRNREACYKLLRSVCSRLEDGSANSSPLFSSTDNSFDQGKLVNSSQSSLDQLDGSDPKLFLDSPPPNQHTDLVPQGSSSSHRSTHTQQSDGSLENVSGGSWVWSVTEKARSLLIHRETSSLNTLLFIYLILVVLLLLSSGYIGLRIVALEEQLTSLGALPEFSLQSRYKDTTMIGQRRD; this is encoded by the exons ATGAGTTTTCGGCCATCAAGGAGACTGCATCTGAACGG cTACCCGGTGGAGAGTGGGGGACTATTGGTGAAGAAGGAGAGCAAGAAGGTGAAGACCAGGAAAGCATTCAGTCTGGAGGAGGCCCAACTGGAGCTCCAGCAGAACAGAAACCTCACCAGACAAGCCCCCGTCAG GTCTCAGACGTTCGACGCGGATAGAAGTTTTGAGAAGACTGAAGGCAGTGGTTCACAAAGT AGTTTTATAAAGCACAACAAAACATTCCACAAGCTGTTTCCTGACATTCCGGAGAGTGAAGACTTGCTACATG cCTACATCTGTGCCCTGCAGAAGGAGGTGCCCTACCACGGCAGGCTCTATGTCACCGAGCACCACGCGTGCTTCCACTCTTCCGTGCTGCTCAAGGACACCAAG TTGGTTATCCCGGTGACCAGCGTGCACATTGTGAAGAAGCAGAACACTGCCCTGCTGGTGCCCAACGCCCTGTCTATCCGCACCATCGAGGGGGAAAAG TACCTGTTTGTGTCTTTGCGGAACCGAGAGGCATGCTACAAGCTCCTGCGGTCCGTTTGTTCTCGACTGGAGGATGGAAGTGCCAACAGCAGCCCCTTATTCTCTTCTACGGACAATAGCTTTGATCAGGGCAAGCTAGTG AACtccagtcagtccagtctagACCAGCTGGACGGGTCAGACCCCAAGCTATTCCTTGACTCGCCCCCACCCAACCAACACACAG ACCTAGTGCCTCAAGGGAGCAGCTCCAGCCATAGGAGCACGCACACGCAGCAGAGTGACGGCTCCTTAGAGAACGtctcag GTGGCTCGTGGGTGTGGAGTGTGACGGAGAAAGCCCGCTCCCTTCTCATCCACAGAGAGACCAGCAGCCTCAACACGCTCCTCTTCATCTACCTAATACT GGTGGTACTACTGCTGCTATCATCCGGGTACATCGGCCTCCGTATCGTGGCTCTGGAGGAGCAGTTGACCTCTCTGGGCGCCCTCCCTGAATTCTCCCTACAGAGCAG GTACAAAGACACAACCATGATTGGCCAGAGGAGAGATTGA
- the LOC135512542 gene encoding GRAM domain-containing protein 2B-like isoform X3 — MCVRLEGQHPGAASSLLTLSPVFCGYPVESGGLLVKKESKKVKTRKAFSLEEAQLELQQNRNLTRQAPVRSQTFDADRSFEKTEGSGSQSSFIKHNKTFHKLFPDIPESEDLLHAYICALQKEVPYHGRLYVTEHHACFHSSVLLKDTKLVIPVTSVHIVKKQNTALLVPNALSIRTIEGEKYLFVSLRNREACYKLLRSVCSRLEDGSANSSPLFSSTDNSFDQGKLVNSSQSSLDQLDGSDPKLFLDSPPPNQHTDLVPQGSSSSHRSTHTQQSDGSLENVSGGSWVWSVTEKARSLLIHRETSSLNTLLFIYLILVVLLLLSSGYIGLRIVALEEQLTSLGALPEFSLQSRYKDTTMIGQRRD; from the exons ATGTGTGTgcgcctagaaggccagcatcccggagctgcctcttcactgttgacgttgagccccgtgttttgcgg cTACCCGGTGGAGAGTGGGGGACTATTGGTGAAGAAGGAGAGCAAGAAGGTGAAGACCAGGAAAGCATTCAGTCTGGAGGAGGCCCAACTGGAGCTCCAGCAGAACAGAAACCTCACCAGACAAGCCCCCGTCAG GTCTCAGACGTTCGACGCGGATAGAAGTTTTGAGAAGACTGAAGGCAGTGGTTCACAAAGT AGTTTTATAAAGCACAACAAAACATTCCACAAGCTGTTTCCTGACATTCCGGAGAGTGAAGACTTGCTACATG cCTACATCTGTGCCCTGCAGAAGGAGGTGCCCTACCACGGCAGGCTCTATGTCACCGAGCACCACGCGTGCTTCCACTCTTCCGTGCTGCTCAAGGACACCAAG TTGGTTATCCCGGTGACCAGCGTGCACATTGTGAAGAAGCAGAACACTGCCCTGCTGGTGCCCAACGCCCTGTCTATCCGCACCATCGAGGGGGAAAAG TACCTGTTTGTGTCTTTGCGGAACCGAGAGGCATGCTACAAGCTCCTGCGGTCCGTTTGTTCTCGACTGGAGGATGGAAGTGCCAACAGCAGCCCCTTATTCTCTTCTACGGACAATAGCTTTGATCAGGGCAAGCTAGTG AACtccagtcagtccagtctagACCAGCTGGACGGGTCAGACCCCAAGCTATTCCTTGACTCGCCCCCACCCAACCAACACACAG ACCTAGTGCCTCAAGGGAGCAGCTCCAGCCATAGGAGCACGCACACGCAGCAGAGTGACGGCTCCTTAGAGAACGtctcag GTGGCTCGTGGGTGTGGAGTGTGACGGAGAAAGCCCGCTCCCTTCTCATCCACAGAGAGACCAGCAGCCTCAACACGCTCCTCTTCATCTACCTAATACT GGTGGTACTACTGCTGCTATCATCCGGGTACATCGGCCTCCGTATCGTGGCTCTGGAGGAGCAGTTGACCTCTCTGGGCGCCCTCCCTGAATTCTCCCTACAGAGCAG GTACAAAGACACAACCATGATTGGCCAGAGGAGAGATTGA
- the LOC135512542 gene encoding GRAM domain-containing protein 2B-like isoform X4, translating into MERGKSQWNNQDPADPPRAGDEASYPVESGGLLVKKESKKVKTRKAFSLEEAQLELQQNRNLTRQAPVRSQTFDADRSFEKTEGSGSQSSFIKHNKTFHKLFPDIPESEDLLHAYICALQKEVPYHGRLYVTEHHACFHSSVLLKDTKLVIPVTSVHIVKKQNTALLVPNALSIRTIEGEKYLFVSLRNREACYKLLRSVCSRLEDGSANSSPLFSSTDNSFDQGKLVNSSQSSLDQLDGSDPKLFLDSPPPNQHTDLVPQGSSSSHRSTHTQQSDGSLENVSGGSWVWSVTEKARSLLIHRETSSLNTLLFIYLILVVLLLLSSGYIGLRIVALEEQLTSLGALPEFSLQSRYKDTTMIGQRRD; encoded by the exons atggagagggggaagagccAGTGGAACAACCAGGATCCTGCGGATCCTCCTCGGGCAGGGGATGAGGCAAG cTACCCGGTGGAGAGTGGGGGACTATTGGTGAAGAAGGAGAGCAAGAAGGTGAAGACCAGGAAAGCATTCAGTCTGGAGGAGGCCCAACTGGAGCTCCAGCAGAACAGAAACCTCACCAGACAAGCCCCCGTCAG GTCTCAGACGTTCGACGCGGATAGAAGTTTTGAGAAGACTGAAGGCAGTGGTTCACAAAGT AGTTTTATAAAGCACAACAAAACATTCCACAAGCTGTTTCCTGACATTCCGGAGAGTGAAGACTTGCTACATG cCTACATCTGTGCCCTGCAGAAGGAGGTGCCCTACCACGGCAGGCTCTATGTCACCGAGCACCACGCGTGCTTCCACTCTTCCGTGCTGCTCAAGGACACCAAG TTGGTTATCCCGGTGACCAGCGTGCACATTGTGAAGAAGCAGAACACTGCCCTGCTGGTGCCCAACGCCCTGTCTATCCGCACCATCGAGGGGGAAAAG TACCTGTTTGTGTCTTTGCGGAACCGAGAGGCATGCTACAAGCTCCTGCGGTCCGTTTGTTCTCGACTGGAGGATGGAAGTGCCAACAGCAGCCCCTTATTCTCTTCTACGGACAATAGCTTTGATCAGGGCAAGCTAGTG AACtccagtcagtccagtctagACCAGCTGGACGGGTCAGACCCCAAGCTATTCCTTGACTCGCCCCCACCCAACCAACACACAG ACCTAGTGCCTCAAGGGAGCAGCTCCAGCCATAGGAGCACGCACACGCAGCAGAGTGACGGCTCCTTAGAGAACGtctcag GTGGCTCGTGGGTGTGGAGTGTGACGGAGAAAGCCCGCTCCCTTCTCATCCACAGAGAGACCAGCAGCCTCAACACGCTCCTCTTCATCTACCTAATACT GGTGGTACTACTGCTGCTATCATCCGGGTACATCGGCCTCCGTATCGTGGCTCTGGAGGAGCAGTTGACCTCTCTGGGCGCCCTCCCTGAATTCTCCCTACAGAGCAG GTACAAAGACACAACCATGATTGGCCAGAGGAGAGATTGA
- the LOC135511686 gene encoding lens fiber membrane intrinsic protein-like: MLYTLAGGGTLCGVAALVLLIVSTATDFWMQYRYSGASANQGLWRFCINHKCHAHTITVAFWDATRAFMLLAVLSCFAGVVLGLSAFANGTKSRRVRMGGIALLLSGFLALLALAIYTGVTVNFFGKRFLDWRFSWSYILGWVAIILTFVAGVFQLCAYQKNISEPNIQES, from the exons ATGCTGTACACTTTAGCAGGAGGGGGCACACTCTGTGGTGTGGCCGCCCTCGTGCTCCTCATAGTCTCCACTGCAACCGACTTCTGGATGCAGTACCGCTATTCAGGCGCCTCGGCCAACCAGGGCCTCTGGAGGTTTTGCATCAATCACAAGTGCCATGCCCACACCATCACTGTGG CCTTCTGGGATGCGACGAGGGCCTTCATGCTGCTGGCCGTGCTGAGCTGCTTCGCTGGTGTGGTGCTGGGCCTGAGTGCCTTCGCCAATGGCACCAAGAGCAGGAGGGTCCGGATGGGGGGCATCGCTCTGCTCCTCTCAG GTTTTCTTGCTCTGTTAGCTCTGGCCATCTACACGGGCGTGACTGTCAACTTTTTTGGCAAGCGCTTCCTTGATTGGCGTTTCTCCTGGTCCTACATCTTAGGTTGGGTGGCCATCATCTTAACGTTCGTTGCTG GTGTGTTCCAACTCTGTGCCTACCAGAAGAACATTTCCGAACCTAACATTCAAGAAAGCTAA
- the LOC135512542 gene encoding GRAM domain-containing protein 2B-like isoform X1: MLENKRERLKTFIRKIDEKAIFRIKHFMKESYPVESGGLLVKKESKKVKTRKAFSLEEAQLELQQNRNLTRQAPVRSQTFDADRSFEKTEGSGSQSSFIKHNKTFHKLFPDIPESEDLLHAYICALQKEVPYHGRLYVTEHHACFHSSVLLKDTKLVIPVTSVHIVKKQNTALLVPNALSIRTIEGEKYLFVSLRNREACYKLLRSVCSRLEDGSANSSPLFSSTDNSFDQGKLVNSSQSSLDQLDGSDPKLFLDSPPPNQHTDLVPQGSSSSHRSTHTQQSDGSLENVSGGSWVWSVTEKARSLLIHRETSSLNTLLFIYLILVVLLLLSSGYIGLRIVALEEQLTSLGALPEFSLQSRYKDTTMIGQRRD, encoded by the exons ATGCtcgaaaacaagagagagaggttgaaaaccTTCATAAGAAAAATAGATGAAAAGGCAATCTTTAGAATCAAGCACTTCATGAAAGAAAG cTACCCGGTGGAGAGTGGGGGACTATTGGTGAAGAAGGAGAGCAAGAAGGTGAAGACCAGGAAAGCATTCAGTCTGGAGGAGGCCCAACTGGAGCTCCAGCAGAACAGAAACCTCACCAGACAAGCCCCCGTCAG GTCTCAGACGTTCGACGCGGATAGAAGTTTTGAGAAGACTGAAGGCAGTGGTTCACAAAGT AGTTTTATAAAGCACAACAAAACATTCCACAAGCTGTTTCCTGACATTCCGGAGAGTGAAGACTTGCTACATG cCTACATCTGTGCCCTGCAGAAGGAGGTGCCCTACCACGGCAGGCTCTATGTCACCGAGCACCACGCGTGCTTCCACTCTTCCGTGCTGCTCAAGGACACCAAG TTGGTTATCCCGGTGACCAGCGTGCACATTGTGAAGAAGCAGAACACTGCCCTGCTGGTGCCCAACGCCCTGTCTATCCGCACCATCGAGGGGGAAAAG TACCTGTTTGTGTCTTTGCGGAACCGAGAGGCATGCTACAAGCTCCTGCGGTCCGTTTGTTCTCGACTGGAGGATGGAAGTGCCAACAGCAGCCCCTTATTCTCTTCTACGGACAATAGCTTTGATCAGGGCAAGCTAGTG AACtccagtcagtccagtctagACCAGCTGGACGGGTCAGACCCCAAGCTATTCCTTGACTCGCCCCCACCCAACCAACACACAG ACCTAGTGCCTCAAGGGAGCAGCTCCAGCCATAGGAGCACGCACACGCAGCAGAGTGACGGCTCCTTAGAGAACGtctcag GTGGCTCGTGGGTGTGGAGTGTGACGGAGAAAGCCCGCTCCCTTCTCATCCACAGAGAGACCAGCAGCCTCAACACGCTCCTCTTCATCTACCTAATACT GGTGGTACTACTGCTGCTATCATCCGGGTACATCGGCCTCCGTATCGTGGCTCTGGAGGAGCAGTTGACCTCTCTGGGCGCCCTCCCTGAATTCTCCCTACAGAGCAG GTACAAAGACACAACCATGATTGGCCAGAGGAGAGATTGA
- the LOC135512542 gene encoding GRAM domain-containing protein 2B-like isoform X2, whose translation MNGHGMSWLWIVLGIFAIQETTRNFFDQSYPVESGGLLVKKESKKVKTRKAFSLEEAQLELQQNRNLTRQAPVRSQTFDADRSFEKTEGSGSQSSFIKHNKTFHKLFPDIPESEDLLHAYICALQKEVPYHGRLYVTEHHACFHSSVLLKDTKLVIPVTSVHIVKKQNTALLVPNALSIRTIEGEKYLFVSLRNREACYKLLRSVCSRLEDGSANSSPLFSSTDNSFDQGKLVNSSQSSLDQLDGSDPKLFLDSPPPNQHTDLVPQGSSSSHRSTHTQQSDGSLENVSGGSWVWSVTEKARSLLIHRETSSLNTLLFIYLILVVLLLLSSGYIGLRIVALEEQLTSLGALPEFSLQSRYKDTTMIGQRRD comes from the exons cTACCCGGTGGAGAGTGGGGGACTATTGGTGAAGAAGGAGAGCAAGAAGGTGAAGACCAGGAAAGCATTCAGTCTGGAGGAGGCCCAACTGGAGCTCCAGCAGAACAGAAACCTCACCAGACAAGCCCCCGTCAG GTCTCAGACGTTCGACGCGGATAGAAGTTTTGAGAAGACTGAAGGCAGTGGTTCACAAAGT AGTTTTATAAAGCACAACAAAACATTCCACAAGCTGTTTCCTGACATTCCGGAGAGTGAAGACTTGCTACATG cCTACATCTGTGCCCTGCAGAAGGAGGTGCCCTACCACGGCAGGCTCTATGTCACCGAGCACCACGCGTGCTTCCACTCTTCCGTGCTGCTCAAGGACACCAAG TTGGTTATCCCGGTGACCAGCGTGCACATTGTGAAGAAGCAGAACACTGCCCTGCTGGTGCCCAACGCCCTGTCTATCCGCACCATCGAGGGGGAAAAG TACCTGTTTGTGTCTTTGCGGAACCGAGAGGCATGCTACAAGCTCCTGCGGTCCGTTTGTTCTCGACTGGAGGATGGAAGTGCCAACAGCAGCCCCTTATTCTCTTCTACGGACAATAGCTTTGATCAGGGCAAGCTAGTG AACtccagtcagtccagtctagACCAGCTGGACGGGTCAGACCCCAAGCTATTCCTTGACTCGCCCCCACCCAACCAACACACAG ACCTAGTGCCTCAAGGGAGCAGCTCCAGCCATAGGAGCACGCACACGCAGCAGAGTGACGGCTCCTTAGAGAACGtctcag GTGGCTCGTGGGTGTGGAGTGTGACGGAGAAAGCCCGCTCCCTTCTCATCCACAGAGAGACCAGCAGCCTCAACACGCTCCTCTTCATCTACCTAATACT GGTGGTACTACTGCTGCTATCATCCGGGTACATCGGCCTCCGTATCGTGGCTCTGGAGGAGCAGTTGACCTCTCTGGGCGCCCTCCCTGAATTCTCCCTACAGAGCAG GTACAAAGACACAACCATGATTGGCCAGAGGAGAGATTGA